In one Montipora capricornis isolate CH-2021 unplaced genomic scaffold, ASM3666992v2 scaffold_369, whole genome shotgun sequence genomic region, the following are encoded:
- the LOC138035388 gene encoding IQ domain-containing protein K-like, whose protein sequence is MYVAPCSPSSSIFSEMLELNATRISSKRGYSEEEQLSVGSYDASKSSPVFFGRYGHKLSESAAEVHDGDDGASTRSSVAPEFDPAVNHPATFGYVLLDRKPEPSKQDSPPLPDPKECRPREYLEAYVFPVLLPAIEQMLIAAKENKVFERRRTKFNACDFLTEYLFRNNPRFRDRSHVLLEDIPFVQEILAENPRPPLPLSLLLSDEEAATIIQSFYRGYLVRKQPEVQELREYQREMRSEAVDIFYKVEDFWKKHPIEDEEGETQRTDLN, encoded by the exons ATGTATGTTGCTCCGTGTAGTCCTTCTTCGTCTATCTTTAGTGAGATGCTTGAACTGAATGCGACGAGAATAAGCAGTAAGCGGGGTTATTCAGAGGAAGAGCAACTATCAGTGGGAAGTTACGACGCCTCGAAAAGTTCGCCCGTGTTTTTCGGTCGTTATGGTCACAAACTCTCCGAATCCGCTGCTGAGGTTCACGACGGTGATGATGGGGCTTCAACTAGATCTTCAGTCGCTCCTGAATTTGATCCTGCTGTTAATCACCCAGCGACTTTTGGTTACGTTTTGCTGGACAGAAAACCAGAACCTTCTAAACAAGATTCACCACCGCTACCTGATCCAAAGGAGT GCAGGCCAAGGGAGTACCTTGAAGCTTATGTGTTTCCAGTTCTACTACCAGCAATTGAGCAAATGCTTATAGcagccaaagaaaacaaagtctTTGAG AGAAGAAGAACAAAATTCAATGCCTGTGATTTCCTGACAGAATACTTATTCAG AAACAATCCAAGATTTAGGGATAGATCACATGTCCTTCTGGAAGACATCCCATTTGTACAGGAGATATTGGCGGAGAA TCCTCGTCCTCCACTGCCATTGTCATTGCTTTTGAGTGATGAAGAAGCAGCCACCATTATTCAGTCATTTTACAGAGGATATCTG GTTCGGAAACAGCCAGAAGTCCAGGAACTTAGAGAATACCAAAGAGAAATGAGATCT GAAGCTGTTGATATTTTTTACAAAGTTGAAGACTTTTGGAAGAAACACCCGATCGAAGACGAAGAAGGAGAGACTCAAAGGACAGATCTGAACTGA